In Taeniopygia guttata chromosome 2, bTaeGut7.mat, whole genome shotgun sequence, one genomic interval encodes:
- the IRX2 gene encoding iroquois-class homeodomain protein IRX-2, with protein sequence MSYPQGYLYQPPGSLALYSCPAYGASALAAPRSEELARSSSGSAFSPYPGSAAFTAQAAATGFTSPLQYSTDPATGFPSYMGSPYDAHTTGMTGAISYHPYGSPAYPYQLNDPAYRKNATRDATATLKAWLQEHRKNPYPTKGEKIMLAIITKMTLTQVSTWFANARRRLKKENKMTWAPRNKSEDEDDDEGDGPRSKEESPEKMPESNETSAEDEGISLQVDSLTDHSCSAESDGEKLPCRAGDPLCESGSECKDKYEDIEEEEEDEDEDEEEDIEEDDGGGGERDPPAKPATSSPLAAVEAPLLGHPHADAARSASKAALGPRASPGPPTPASKPKLWSLAEIATSDLKSQTLGQGCQPAPLSSATPASAPHSAAYSPSSLLGRHIYYTSPFYSNYTNYGNFNALQSQGILRYNSAAVASNEGLSQTVLNASSVHKQSSDSLKTITNQLEQHYRPSSYDSKKDPTEVCTVGVQPYL encoded by the exons ATGTCCTATCCTCAGGGTTACCTCTACCAGCCCCCCGGCTCGCTGGCTCTGTACTCCTGCCCGGCGTACGGGGCGTCGGCGCTGGCGGCCCCCAGGAGCGAGGAGCTGGCCAGGTCTTCGTCGGGATCGGCGTTCAGCCCTTACCCGGGATCGGCAGCTTTCACCGCCCAGGCGGCGGCCACAGGCTTCACCAGCCCGCTCCAGTACTCCACAGACCCCGCCACGGGATTCCCCTCCTATATG GGCTCCCCTTACGACGCCCATACGACGGGGATGACCGGAGCCATCAGCTACCACCCGTACGGCAGCCCTGCCTACCCCTACCAGCTCAACGACCCCGCGTACAGGAAAAACGCCACCCGCGACGCCACGGCCACGCTGAAggcctggctgcaggagcaccGCAAGAACCCCTACCCCACCAAGGGCGAGAAGATCATGCTGGCCATCATCACCAAGATGACCCTCACCCAGGTCTCCACCTGGTTCGCCAACGCCCGCCGGCGGCTCAAGAAGGAGAACAAGATGACCTGGGCCCCGCGGAACAAGAGCGAGGATGAGGACGACGACGAAGGCGATGGACCGAGGAGTAAGGAGGAGAGTCCCGAGAAAATGCCCGAGAGCAACGAAACCTCCGCGGAGGACGAAG GGATCAGCTTGCAAGTCGACTCGCTGACGGACCACTCGTGCTCCGCCGAATCGGACGGCGAGAAGCTGCCCTGCCGAGCGGGAGACCCCCTCTGCGAGTCGGGCTCGGAGTGCAAAGACAAGTACGAGGACAtcgaggaggaggaagaggacgaggacgaggacgaggaggaggacATCGAGGAGGATgacggcggcggcggggagcgcgACCCGCCGGCCAAGCCCGCCACCTCCTCGCCGCTGGCGGCCGTGGAGGCCCCGCTCCTCGGCCACCCGCACGCCGACGCCGCCCGCAGCGCTAGCAAGGCGGCGCTGGGGCCCCGCGCCTCCCCCGGCCCCCCGACGCCGGCCAGCAAGCCCAAGCTCTGGTCTCTGGCCGAAATCGCCACCTCGGACCTCAAGAGTCAGACCCTGGGCCAAGGCTGTCAGCCTGCGCCGCTCTCCTCGGCCACCCCCGCCTCCGCCCCGCACAGCGCTGCCTACTCGCCCTCCTCCCTCCTGGGGAGGCATATTTATTACACCTCACCTTTTTATAGCAATTATACAAACTATGGGAACTTTAAcgctctgcagagccagggaatCCTGAGATACAACTCCGCAGCAGTTGCTTCAAACGAGGGACTAAGTCAGACTGTCCTAAATGCCAGCTCTGTGCACAAACAGAGCAGTGACTCTTTGAAAACGATCACTAACCAGCTAGAACAACATTACAGGCCCTCTAGCTATGACTCTAAGAAAG ATCCCACTGAAGTCTGCACAGTAGGAGTACAACCATACCTATAG